The Cloeon dipterum chromosome X, ieCloDipt1.1, whole genome shotgun sequence genome includes a window with the following:
- the LOC135946385 gene encoding LOW QUALITY PROTEIN: uncharacterized protein LOC135946385 (The sequence of the model RefSeq protein was modified relative to this genomic sequence to represent the inferred CDS: substituted 1 base at 1 genomic stop codon), whose product MHHDLLDTVETHGREGILQLVLRAVQNYESIVCNLRMSPQQVIHNIYTLVALAELKGYAMMQYSLTLQRYFTNGIHFSXIKIRKLGNNNFPETFHAEEELLRETTEQRSMEKVAATIAAMKTSGRQVWRCDPEKHVENETFVQLTELLQGYVQNERDLNSDQACTSTCGYYTYTKVFSCSDAELCYRQRLCRGKVVKCEPLGMSGSVCLSEQRHRRYDRLVFSDTRGSVPKCSTPAVLLNSWYQLLLLKKCSYCFCVCDEDGPYSDRHFSLRPAVSDVDAGFVVIGVRIVKLNRVLHLQVQQAKVEVSGLLVNVSSAEWAPVEAFSLESAKKNVDFHQMGFFDRAFDLDVLVAPPGYVLTGIRFRRIGTHLNPEIRVTPIDLRQGILSASMSIWFGNDNTASAVQLPRTRLELPSLDLPSRAAWRSRAHLDSDRFLYFEHSDVYSDAAQSTVPFVDAQSVAPRPPVLLSGAGTVHRGAKGSAGFVGLRVVTYDFGQLLALGLPEGAADSSTSKPLSAGEFVKAAKMKKGRFN is encoded by the exons ATGCACCACGACCTCCTCGACACCGTCGAAACGCACGGCAGGGAGGGCATCCTCCAGCTCGTTCTCAGGGCCGTCCAG AATTACGAGAGCATCGTGTGCAACTTGCGAATGTCGCCGCAACAGGTGATTCACAACATATACACGCTGGTCGCTCTTGCCGAGCTCAAAGGATACGCAATGATGCAGTACTCGCTCACTTTGCAACGCTATTTCACGAATGGTATACACttttcttgaataaaaataagaaaattaggtaataataattttccagagACTTTTCACGCGGAGGAAGAGTTGCTACGCGAGACGACGGAGCAGAGATCGATGGAAAAGGTGGCGGCGACGATCGCGGCGATGAAGACTTCTGGTCGCCAAGTGTGGCGATGCGACCCTGAGAAACACGTGGAAAACGAGACCTTCGTCCAGCTGACCGAGCTGCTGCAGGGTTACGTGCAGAACGAGCGCGACCTCAACTCTGATCAGGCGTGCACGAGCACCTGTGGATATTACACCTACACTAAG GTCTTCAGCTGCAGCGATGCCGAGTTGTGTTACAGACAGCGTTTGTGCAGAGGCAAGGTGGTCAAGTGCGAGCCGCTGGGCATGTCCGGCAGCGTGTGTCTGTCCGAGCAGCGCCACCGGCGTTACGACCGGCTCGTGTTCTCGGACACGAGAGGCTCGGTGCCCAAGTGCTCTACGCCGGCCGTGCTTCTAAATAGTTGGTACCAGTTGCTGCTGCTCAAGAAGTGCAGCTACTGCTTCTGCGTGTGCGACGAGGACGGACCCTACTCGGACAGGCACTTCAGCTTGAGGCCCGCCGTGTCCGACGTCGACGCCGGTTTTGTCGTCATTGGAGTTAGGATCGTTAAGCTCAACAGGGTCCTCCACCTCCAG GTACAGCAGGCTAAGGTGGAGGTTTCAGGGCTGTTGGTCAACGTGAGCAGTGCGGAGTGGGCGCCAGTCGAGGCGTTCAGCTTGGAGAGTGCAAAAAAGAACGTCGACTTCCACCAAATGGGCTTCTTTGATCGCGCCTTCGACCTCGACGTGTTGGTGGCGCCGCCCGGATACGTGCTCACGGGCATCCGCTTCCGGCGCATCGGCACCCACCTCAATCCTGAAATCAGGGTGACGCCCATCGACCTGCGGCAG ggAATCCTGAGCGCGAGCATGTCGATCTGGTTCGGCAACGACAACACGGCGAGCGCCGTGCAACTGCCGCGAACGCGTCTGGAGCTTCCGTCCCTGGACCTGCCTTCGAGGGCCGCGTGGCGCAGCCGGGCCCACCTCGACTCAGACCGCTTCCTCTACTTCGAACACTCGGACGTGTACTCGGACGCCGCTCAGTCGACGGTGCCATTCGTGGACGCGCAGTCGGTGGCGCCTCGGCCGCCGGTGCTGCTCTCTGGCGCCGGCACGGTGCACAGGGGCGCCAAGGGCTCTGCCGGATTCGTCGGCCTCCGCGTCGTCACCTACGACTTTGGACAGCTGCTCGCACTCGGCCTGCCTGAAGGTGCGGCTGATTCTTCGACTTCGAAACCACTCAGTGCAGGCGAATTCGTCAAGGCTGCTAAGATGAAAAAGGGTCGCTtcaattga